From a region of the Marasmius oreades isolate 03SP1 chromosome 7, whole genome shotgun sequence genome:
- a CDS encoding uncharacterized protein (CAZy:GH51) — translation MPAIYIDKSRQIAPVDPRIYSGFTEHVGRCIYGGIYEPDNKHGLSDPNTGLRKDVLSVLKSLSVPIFRYPGGNFVSNYRWQDGIGPKEHRPRRPELAWLTEESNQFGTDEFMTFCREMNAEPYICLNMGTGTLKDALAWLEYCNSSANTYYANLRRKNGHEEPYHVKYWSLGNEVWGPWQVGQMTAEDYSKKAYQWAKALKLLDPSIKLISCGETGYADWDRVVLKKLAPVVDFHSIHIYTVSQGDHAINVMGPAAAEKAIEITKSLTDLALIEAGLDKEIPVCFDEWNVWDPVRAPGEKGAEERYDLSDALAVASWLNVFVRKADVVKIACIAQSVNVISPIITSPTGLYKQTTFYPLHLFSTLMHGTSLSVHVESPVYEGKTVPSFVKDLSPKGKEVGGSRDLRKWIDVSAVFLEPLSEIRVAIVNRHPTDDFEVPILFGPRTEIVGGKVKVYEVYSDHLEDTNGFEADGGEKVKTAKKEVDLVEEGKDGIKYEVKKHSFQVLVFQTKA, via the exons ATGCCCGCGATCTATATCGACAAGAGCCGTCAAATTGCACCAGTGGATCCTAGAATCTATTCTGGTTTCACAGAGCATGTGGGAAGATGTATCTATGGAGGGATCTACGAGCCAG ACAACAAACATGGGCTTTCTGACCCCAATACTGGTTTACGAAAAGACGTTCTGAGCGTTCTCAAGTCTCTCAGTGTTCCCATTTTTCGGTATCCAGGAGGAAATTTCGTCAGTAATTATCGATGGCAAG ATGGAATTGGTCCCAAGGAACATCGTCCTCGTCGGCCAGAACTCGCGTGGTTAACTGAAGAATCGAATCAATTTGGAACCGACGAATTTATGACTTTCTGTCGCGAAATGAATGCCGAACCTTACATCTGTCTCAACATGGGCACTGGTACTCTCAAAGACGCATTGGCTTGGTTGGAATATTGCAATAG TTCCGCTAACACTTATTACGCCAACCTTCGCCGAAAAAATGGTCATGAAGAGCCTTACCATGTCAAGTACTGGAGTTTAGGAAACGAAGTGTGGGGACCCTGGCAGGTCGGGCAAATGACAGCGGAAGATTACTCCAAGAAGGCGTATCAGTGGGCAAAAGCATTGAAGTTGTTGGATCCGAGCATAAAGCTCATCAGCTGTGGGG AAACTGGCTACGCGGATTGGGATAGAGTGGTCTTGAAGAAGCTTGCTCCTGTCGTTGACTTTCACTCTATCCATA TCTATACCGTCAGTCAAGGCGACCACGCTATCAACGTCATGGGTC CGGCGGCGGCAGAAAAAGCAATCGAAATAACTAAATCTCTCACTGACCTCGCTCTAATCGAGGCAGGGTTGGACAAGGAAATCCCTGT TTGCTTCGACGAGTGGAACGTCTGGGATCCAGTCCGTGCGCCAGGGGAGAAAGGTGCTGAAGAGCGTTACGATCTGAGTGATGCTCTCG CCGTGGCGTCTTGGTTAAACGTCTTCGTCCGGAAAGCCGATGTGGTCAAAATTGCTTGTATCGCCCA ATCGGTCAATGTCATATCTCCAATTATAACTTCCCCTACTGGTCTATACAAACAAACGACATTCTATCCACTTCACCTTTTCTCAACGCTCATGCACGGCACCTCCCTAAGCGTGCACGTTGAATCGCCCGTGTACGAAGGCAAGACGGTCCCTTCGTTTGTGAAAGATCTATCACCCAAGGGAAAAGAAGTTGGTGGCTCGAGGGATTTGAGAAAATGGATAGACGTTTCGGCTGTTTTCTTGGAACCTCTTTCGGAGATCCGTGTAGCGATCGTGAATCGTCACCCAACAGATGATTTTGAGGTTCCAATCCTGTTTGGTCCTCGAACGGAGATTGTTGGAGGGAAGGTGAAAGTGTATGAGGTTTACTCGGATCATTTGGAAGATACAAATGGGTTTGAAGCCGATGGAGGAGAGAAGGTGAAGACGGCTAAGAAAGAGGTGGATCTAGTAGAAGAGGGAAAGGATGGAATCAAGTATGAGGTAAAGAAGCATTCTTTCCAAG TGCTTGTCTTTCAAACGAAGGCGTAG